In Vidua chalybeata isolate OUT-0048 chromosome 5, bVidCha1 merged haplotype, whole genome shotgun sequence, one genomic interval encodes:
- the ATP6V1F gene encoding V-type proton ATPase subunit F: MAGRGKLIAVMGDEDTVTGFLLGGIGELDKHRRPNFLVVEKETSLAEIEETFRGFLAREDVGMILISQALAEQIRPAVAAHARALPAVLEIPSKDHPYDPARDSVLRRARGLFAPDELR, translated from the exons ATGGCGGGCCGCGGGAAGCTGATCGCGGTGATGGGCGACGAGGACACGGTGACCGGGTTTCTGCTGGGCGGCATCGGGGAGCTGGACAAGCACCGGCGGCCCAACTTCCTGGTGGTGGAGAAGGAAACAAGCCTGGCGGAGATCGAGGAGACGTTCCG GGGTTTCCTGGCGCGGGAGGACGTGGGCATGATCCTGATCTCGCAGGCGCTGGCGGAGCAGATCCGGCCGGCGGTCGCAGCCCATGCCCGGGCGCTGCCCGCGGTGCTCGAGATCCCCTCCAAGGACCACCCTTACGACCCGGCCCGGGACTCGGTGCTGCGCCGCGCCCGCGGGCTCTTCGCGCCGGATGAGCTGCGATaa
- the LOC128788927 gene encoding acrosin-like, translated as MALLWLLVLLALARPVWGSWDTCRGTCGLRPLASDHSSAVLDYDSMTSAADMSRVVGGTGVQPGAWPGIVSIQATWENGTWHMCSGVLLSSQWVLTVAHCFARAGGISMWKVVMGASDLTQMGPEAEVRHIQRLLVHQHYVAATARNDIALLELDQPVECSDYIQLGCVPDASLRVSELKSCYIAGWNFARAQGTGMVLQESKVHLMDTELCNSSPWYAGAVHADNLCAGYPQGGIDTCQGDSGSPLVCKDNEADYYWLVGLNSWGRGCDRARHPGIYTSTQHFYNWILLQTGLSPAERAGPAPEPVITSAPEEEPEEHISLNPEYSQRPAVTSSGTSLSMAFPHQILMQFRNLLQEFLQFQKDKTA; from the exons ATGGCTCTTCTGTGGCTGCTCgtcctgctggccctggccaGGCCTGTGTGGGGCAGCTGGGACACCTGCAG AGGGACCTGCGGGCTCCGGCCCTTGGCCTCTgaccacagctctgcagttctCGACTACGACTCCATGACTTCTGCTGCTGACATGTCCCGTGTTGTGGGTGGCACCGGTGTCCAGCCAGGGGCCTGGCCCGGCATCGTCAGCATCCAGGCCACCTGGGAGAACGGCACGTGGCACATGTGCTCGGGTGTCCTCCTCAGCTCCCAGTGGGTGCTCACGGTCGCACACTGCTTCGCCAGGGCCGG GGGCATCTCCATGTGGAAGGTGGTGATGGGGGCCTCAGATCTGACTCAGATGGGCCCTGAGGCTGAGGTGAGACACATCCAGAGGCTCCTGGTGCACCAGCACTACGTGGCTGCCACGGCCAGGAACGACATcgccctgctggagctggaccAGCCCGTGGAGTGCAGCGACTACATCCAGCTGGGCTGCGTGCCCGACGCCTCGCTCAGGGTGTCGGAGCTGAAATCCTGCTACATCGCCGGCTGGAACTTTGCCAGAG CTCAAGGAACAGGCATGGTGCTGCAGGAGTCCAAGGTCCACCTCATGGACACGGAGCTCTGCAACAGCAGCCCATGGTATGCAGGGGCTGTTCATGCTGACAACCTGTGTGCTGGGTACCCACAGGGTGGTATTGACACCTGCCAG ggggaCAGCGGGAGTCCCCTCGTCTGCAAGGACAATGAAGCTGACTACTACTGGCTTGTGGGATTGAACAGCTGGGGAAGAGGCTGTGACAGAGCCAGGCACCCTGGGATCTACACCTCCACTCAGCACTTCTACAACTGGATCCTGCTCCAGACGGGCCTGAGCCCAGCAGAAAGAGCTGGTCCAGCACCAGAGCCAGTCATCACCTCGGCCCCTGAGGAGGAGCCTGAGGAACATATCAGCTTGAACCCTGAGTACAGCCAGAGACCAGCAGTGACATCCTCAGGCACGTCACTGTCCATGGCATTCCCCCACCAGATCCTGATGCAATTCCGGAAtctgctgcaggaattcctACAGTTTCAGAAGGACAAAACAGCCTGA